In Mastigocladopsis repens PCC 10914, a single window of DNA contains:
- a CDS encoding WD40 repeat domain-containing protein → MTKLHWLEVSEYATLSLSALGLVTAAVTQQMVYAAAPLTMTVCLNVANRERLKYLTQQHQQTTINKLDLLIDPLRQRLANFDTFTQKLSATTEQQLEELRKNQQQDVNIFTQRFEEFDASFQQIRTQIQQQIQELQRNQQEQNFDSFKQRLTELDTLTQQLRTTTQQRIDPLYQRLAELDALTQQLSQYTQQQIQELQQTQQEQNIDAIRQRLAELDTLTQQLSTTTQQQIDPLYQRLSQLDSFAQQLNQYTQQQIQALQRTQQEQNVDEIRQHLTQLDALTQQLSTNTQKEIQEFQYAIAILQTELQELLQIKQQYQNGLERKKKPEGFKPQQPQATTKSSTPVSQKKPPTNSPPLSPITVIQTPSQVNNTTNEVSTPVSVPNLSPITLVQTPKPEVNNTTNEVSTPVVTVPTLPPTTEDLTLENTVKELSHTVKELSHTVMSVAFSPNGQTLASGSDDKTIKIWHLANNETHILKEKGEFSCSGGVNSLAFSPDGKILASGSDDKTIRLWDISTEKEMSTFRGHKEKVYSVAFSPDGKTLASGSRDRTVKLWSIDTHKETSTLHGHCDEVLCVAFSPNGTILASGGARNDQTIKVWYLVENKFLTLKSHSEELGGIHSIAFSPDGKTLASGSTDKTIKIWQLSTGQELRTLTGHSDDVCSVTFSPDGKTLASASKDKTVRLWQVDTGQEIRSFTETEEPIYCVAFSPDGRTLAAGGNGNNTVMLLPCD, encoded by the coding sequence ATGACCAAACTCCACTGGTTAGAAGTTAGCGAATACGCCACCCTCTCCCTCTCTGCACTAGGATTAGTCACAGCGGCTGTCACGCAACAGATGGTTTATGCAGCTGCTCCCTTGACGATGACAGTTTGCTTGAACGTCGCTAATCGGGAAAGGTTAAAGTATTTAACCCAGCAGCATCAACAAACAACAATTAACAAACTGGATCTACTCATTGACCCACTGCGACAGCGGCTGGCAAACTTTGATACTTTCACTCAAAAGCTAAGTGCAACAACTGAACAGCAGCTTGAGGAATTACGAAAGAACCAGCAGCAAGACGTTAATATTTTTACACAGCGGTTTGAAGAATTTGATGCTTCTTTCCAACAGATAAGGACACAAATTCAACAACAGATACAGGAATTACAGCGGAATCAGCAAGAACAAAATTTCGACTCCTTTAAACAACGCCTGACTGAACTCGACACCCTCACGCAACAGTTGAGGACAACAACACAACAGCGGATTGACCCACTTTATCAGCGCCTTGCAGAACTAGATGCGTTGACACAACAGTTGAGTCAATACACTCAGCAGCAGATACAAGAATTACAACAAACCCAGCAAGAACAAAATATTGATGCTATTAGACAACGCCTGGCTGAACTTGACACTCTCACGCAACAGTTGAGTACAACGACGCAACAGCAGATTGACCCACTTTATCAGCGCCTTTCTCAACTGGACTCCTTTGCACAGCAATTGAATCAATACACTCAGCAGCAGATACAGGCATTACAAAGAACCCAGCAGGAACAAAATGTTGATGAGATTAGACAACATCTAACTCAACTCGACGCCCTCACGCAACAACTTAGTACAAATACTCAAAAAGAGATACAGGAATTTCAGTACGCGATCGCCATACTTCAGACGGAACTACAAGAGTTGTTGCAGATAAAGCAGCAATACCAAAATGGGTTAGAGAGAAAAAAGAAACCAGAAGGTTTCAAGCCTCAGCAACCTCAAGCAACGACTAAATCATCAACACCCGTCTCGCAAAAGAAGCCACCCACAAATTCTCCGCCATTATCTCCAATTACGGTAATCCAAACCCCATCTCAGGTAAATAACACAACAAATGAAGTTTCTACACCCGTTTCTGTGCCAAACTTATCTCCAATTACATTAGTGCAAACCCCGAAGCCTGAGGTAAATAACACAACAAATGAAGTTTCTACACCCGTTGTGACTGTACCGACATTGCCGCCAACAACAGAGGATTTAACACTAGAAAACACTGTTAAAGAACTGTCACATACTGTTAAGGAACTGTCACATACTGTTATGTCTGTCGCCTTTAGTCCTAATGGGCAAACATTGGCTAGCGGCAGTGATGACAAAACTATAAAAATTTGGCATTTAGCTAACAACGAAACCCACATTCTTAAGGAAAAGGGAGAATTTTCCTGTTCTGGAGGAGTTAATTCCCTAGCATTTAGCCCTGATGGCAAGATTTTAGCGAGTGGAAGTGATGACAAAACCATTCGGTTGTGGGATATCTCTACAGAAAAGGAAATGAGCACCTTTAGAGGACATAAAGAAAAGGTTTATTCTGTTGCGTTTAGCCCTGATGGAAAAACTTTAGCCAGTGGCAGTCGAGATAGAACTGTTAAACTTTGGTCGATAGATACACATAAAGAAACATCTACACTCCATGGGCATTGTGACGAAGTTTTATGCGTTGCTTTCAGTCCTAATGGAACTATTTTAGCTAGTGGTGGCGCTAGGAACGATCAAACTATCAAAGTTTGGTATCTGGTTGAAAATAAATTTTTGACTCTTAAAAGTCATTCTGAGGAATTGGGAGGAATTCATTCTATTGCTTTCAGTCCAGATGGTAAGACTCTGGCTAGTGGCAGTACAGACAAGACAATTAAGATTTGGCAACTCTCAACTGGGCAAGAACTCCGCACTCTTACCGGGCACTCCGATGATGTTTGTTCTGTAACTTTCAGCCCTGATGGCAAAACTCTCGCAAGTGCTAGTAAAGACAAGACGGTGAGACTTTGGCAGGTGGATACAGGACAAGAAATCCGTAGTTTCACAGAGACTGAAGAGCCGATTTATTGTGTTGCCTTCAGCCCAGATGGTAGGACGCTAGCTGCTGGTGGCAATGGAAATAATACTGTCATGCTATTGCCTTGTGATTGA
- a CDS encoding tocopherol cyclase family protein, giving the protein MLTIPINSHHSIQTPHSAYHWDGSSRRFFEGWYYRVTLPTEGQTFAFMYSMEDPIGGKPHSGGAAQILGPNDEYLCRTFPDISKFWASRDVLSLGHWGKTDLQIQPLYLLPPEFERHVQEGYQATATLNQGAIHDPATGRYCRWQYEIHPIYGWGDKGSIQQSTAGWLSFLQIFEPGWQILMAHGLASGWIDWNGKRYEFTNAPAYSEKNWGGAFPQKWFWMNCNSFEGEGDLALTAGGGRRGVLWWMESVAMIGIHYQGKFYEFVPWNSEVHWDIQPWGRWQMKARNLQYEVEVTGTTDLPGTLLRAPTANGLIFCCRDTMQGQLNLELGELGIGKRKIILKARTFLCGLEIGGEPWDNSWQSH; this is encoded by the coding sequence ATGTTAACTATTCCCATAAACTCTCATCATTCCATTCAAACACCCCACAGTGCTTACCACTGGGATGGTAGTAGCCGTCGCTTCTTTGAAGGTTGGTATTACCGCGTCACTTTGCCCACAGAAGGTCAAACTTTTGCCTTCATGTATTCTATGGAAGACCCCATCGGCGGTAAACCCCATAGTGGCGGTGCAGCACAAATCCTTGGCCCCAATGATGAGTATCTGTGCCGGACGTTTCCGGATATCAGCAAATTTTGGGCGAGTCGTGACGTTTTGAGCCTGGGTCATTGGGGCAAAACAGACCTACAAATTCAACCTCTCTACCTACTACCACCCGAGTTTGAACGCCATGTTCAAGAAGGCTATCAAGCAACAGCCACCTTGAATCAGGGCGCAATTCACGACCCAGCGACTGGTCGTTACTGTCGTTGGCAGTATGAAATTCACCCTATCTACGGATGGGGTGATAAAGGAAGTATTCAACAATCCACCGCAGGTTGGCTGTCATTCTTGCAGATTTTTGAACCCGGATGGCAAATTTTGATGGCGCACGGCTTGGCTTCTGGTTGGATTGACTGGAATGGCAAACGCTACGAATTTACCAACGCCCCAGCTTACAGCGAGAAAAATTGGGGAGGCGCTTTTCCTCAGAAATGGTTTTGGATGAACTGCAATAGCTTTGAAGGCGAAGGCGACCTCGCCCTGACTGCGGGTGGCGGGCGGCGTGGTGTTTTGTGGTGGATGGAATCAGTAGCCATGATTGGCATACACTATCAAGGCAAGTTCTATGAATTTGTGCCCTGGAATTCGGAAGTACACTGGGATATTCAGCCTTGGGGTAGATGGCAAATGAAAGCGCGAAATTTGCAGTACGAGGTTGAGGTAACAGGAACTACCGATTTACCTGGTACTCTTTTACGTGCGCCAACAGCCAACGGTTTGATATTTTGCTGTCGTGACACCATGCAGGGACAGTTAAATTTAGAACTGGGAGAATTAGGTATTGGAAAAAGAAAAATTATCCTGAAAGCACGTACTTTTCTGTGTGGATTAGAAATAGGCGGCGAACCCTGGGATAATTCTTGGCAGTCCCACTAA
- a CDS encoding J domain-containing protein has translation MSDRLNINDAYSILGLKPGASAAQVKQAYRKLVKIWHPDQFSHPQKKQEAEEKIKQINEAYNKLRYYLPSSANELGQTQETKIYANSSNAEIFYNWGAENAKLGRYEEALADFTHAIRLNPNYVEAYKYRGFICSLLGYEYRANSDLNKAAQMEGKLNNKQADSASPSSRHSSTSRHKSKLKSLLERFWRWIKCLLRFNR, from the coding sequence ATGAGCGATCGCCTTAACATAAATGATGCCTACTCTATCCTGGGACTAAAACCAGGTGCATCGGCAGCACAGGTTAAGCAAGCTTATCGTAAACTAGTTAAGATTTGGCATCCTGATCAGTTTTCCCATCCCCAGAAAAAACAGGAAGCAGAAGAAAAAATTAAACAAATCAACGAGGCTTACAACAAGCTGAGATATTATCTGCCCAGTTCTGCAAATGAGCTTGGTCAAACACAAGAAACAAAAATTTATGCAAATAGCTCCAATGCTGAAATTTTCTACAACTGGGGAGCAGAGAATGCAAAACTAGGAAGATACGAGGAAGCACTTGCAGACTTTACTCATGCAATTCGCCTCAATCCTAATTACGTTGAAGCATACAAATACCGTGGCTTTATCTGCTCCCTACTGGGATATGAATATCGAGCCAACTCAGATTTAAACAAAGCTGCACAGATGGAAGGGAAGTTGAACAATAAACAGGCTGATTCTGCATCGCCATCATCAAGACACTCCAGCACGTCCCGACACAAATCAAAGCTCAAATCCCTTTTAGAAAGGTTTTGGCGGTGGATAAAGTGCTTGCTAAGGTTCAATCGATGA
- a CDS encoding beta-ketoacyl-ACP synthase III, which translates to MQNLGIAITGSGSAVPATFLDNQSLTQLVETTDEWISIRTGIRQRRLAKPSETITDLATAASRQAIAMAGINPHDVDLILLATSTPDDLFGSACKIQAQLGATKAVAFDLTAACSGFVFGLVTAAQYIRTGVYQNVLLIGADILSRWVDWQDRRTCVLFGDGAGAVVIQANEKDCLLGFELRSDGTQNNCLNLACTPEPTELTQGVKVGKGNFQPITMNGKEVYRFAVQKVPEVIDKALFRANLSVEQIDWLLLHQANQRILDAVRERLNIPEHKVISNLANYGNTSAASIPLALDESVRQGKIKPSDIIATSGFGAGLTWGAAIFQWGR; encoded by the coding sequence GTGCAAAATTTAGGAATAGCAATCACAGGAAGTGGGTCGGCAGTACCAGCAACCTTCCTAGATAACCAGTCACTCACACAACTGGTTGAGACAACAGACGAGTGGATTTCCATAAGAACGGGAATTCGTCAACGCCGATTGGCAAAACCAAGCGAAACCATAACTGATCTTGCCACTGCTGCTAGTCGGCAAGCGATCGCCATGGCTGGAATCAACCCACACGATGTGGATTTGATTCTGCTTGCAACCTCTACTCCTGATGACTTGTTTGGCAGTGCTTGTAAAATTCAAGCTCAATTGGGAGCTACCAAAGCGGTAGCCTTTGACTTAACAGCAGCCTGCTCTGGTTTTGTTTTTGGATTAGTCACTGCTGCCCAATACATCAGGACTGGAGTGTATCAAAACGTACTGCTCATTGGAGCGGATATTCTCTCTCGTTGGGTAGATTGGCAAGACCGACGTACTTGTGTCTTGTTCGGTGATGGTGCTGGTGCTGTGGTTATACAGGCAAATGAGAAGGATTGCTTGCTGGGATTTGAACTTAGAAGCGATGGAACTCAAAACAATTGCCTCAACCTTGCCTGCACACCTGAACCCACAGAACTTACCCAAGGCGTCAAAGTTGGTAAAGGCAATTTCCAACCTATCACTATGAACGGCAAAGAAGTGTACCGCTTTGCTGTACAAAAAGTGCCAGAAGTTATTGACAAAGCTTTGTTTCGCGCCAACCTAAGTGTGGAGCAAATAGATTGGTTATTGTTGCACCAGGCAAACCAGCGCATTCTTGACGCTGTGCGAGAGCGCCTCAACATTCCAGAACACAAAGTTATTAGTAATCTCGCCAACTATGGCAACACCTCTGCCGCCTCCATTCCCCTTGCCTTAGATGAATCAGTGCGCCAGGGCAAAATCAAGCCGAGTGACATCATTGCCACCTCTGGCTTTGGTGCTGGACTGACTTGGGGTGCAGCAATCTTCCAATGGGGAAGGTAG
- the fabD gene encoding ACP S-malonyltransferase → MTKTAWVFPGQGSQSQGMGIDLLDIPSAKEKFAQAEDILGWSVIEICQNNAEKLSHTLYTQPCLYVVETILADIVREKEKPNLVAGHSLGEYVALYVAGVFEWSAGLRLVKRRAELMDCAAGGMMAALMNFDRQELEKVIAETPDVVLANDNSPAQVVISGSPEAVQAVMSQVKAKRAIPLNVSGAFHSPLMAAPAAEFQDILESIEFQPAFVPVLSNVEPLPSVDATVLKQRLIQQMTGGVRWREISLALPENGIERVVEIGPGNVLTGLIKRICPDLILENVRGADDLAI, encoded by the coding sequence ATGACTAAAACCGCATGGGTATTTCCCGGACAAGGTTCGCAGTCCCAGGGAATGGGAATAGACTTATTAGATATACCATCGGCGAAAGAAAAATTTGCCCAAGCTGAGGACATATTAGGCTGGTCTGTTATTGAAATCTGTCAGAACAATGCCGAAAAGCTATCGCATACTCTCTATACACAGCCTTGTCTATACGTTGTAGAAACCATTCTCGCTGATATCGTACGAGAAAAGGAAAAACCAAATTTAGTTGCAGGTCACAGTTTAGGAGAATACGTTGCCCTCTATGTGGCAGGGGTATTTGAGTGGTCAGCTGGGTTGCGTCTGGTGAAGCGTCGTGCCGAACTGATGGACTGCGCCGCAGGTGGTATGATGGCGGCTTTAATGAACTTTGATCGCCAAGAGTTAGAAAAAGTCATCGCCGAAACTCCTGACGTGGTGCTAGCAAACGACAACAGTCCAGCGCAGGTTGTCATTTCCGGGAGTCCAGAAGCAGTACAAGCCGTCATGTCCCAAGTTAAGGCAAAGCGTGCTATTCCCTTAAACGTTTCTGGAGCATTTCACTCACCCTTAATGGCAGCACCAGCCGCTGAATTCCAAGATATTTTAGAATCTATCGAATTTCAGCCAGCTTTTGTACCAGTATTATCTAACGTAGAACCACTTCCAAGTGTTGATGCTACTGTGTTAAAACAGCGCTTGATCCAACAGATGACTGGGGGAGTGCGGTGGCGAGAAATTTCACTAGCACTCCCAGAAAATGGTATTGAGCGAGTGGTAGAAATTGGTCCTGGTAACGTGCTAACTGGTTTAATTAAACGCATATGCCCTGACTTAATTTTAGAAAACGTCCGCGGTGCTGATGATTTAGCTATTTAG
- a CDS encoding AI-2E family transporter codes for MSGFEANNFWTRLNNLVLVRFLLLVASGWAIVLLLEYFQSVIVIFTFAAILAFLLSYPVQWLRRFLPHGIAVIVVFLFSIFILGGLTITVGLTVLSQGQQLIDSVTAFLNSLIPLIERVEEFFRNRNLQIDLSALEEQLRNQAISILVTSLNIFQSFITNFVTFILIAVVAFFMLLDGEKLWQFIIKIVPQRRRDRFTKIIKRNFLGFFQGQLILTLFLTASTFLVFLVLKVPFAVILSVIVGIIDIIPGIGATLGVGVITLIVLSQSVWMALKVLVACIILQQIQDNLISPRIMQGALNLNPVVVFFALLVGARVAGLLGIFISIPIAGVLVSLFEIDEMKSEV; via the coding sequence ATGAGCGGTTTTGAAGCCAACAACTTTTGGACTCGCCTAAATAATCTGGTGTTAGTCCGTTTTTTGCTTTTAGTTGCTTCTGGGTGGGCAATTGTACTACTTCTAGAATACTTTCAATCAGTCATTGTTATTTTCACATTTGCTGCAATTTTGGCTTTTTTGTTAAGCTATCCTGTACAATGGCTACGACGGTTTTTACCTCACGGTATAGCGGTTATCGTAGTTTTTTTGTTCAGCATTTTCATTCTTGGTGGTTTAACAATTACTGTAGGCTTAACAGTTTTATCTCAAGGACAACAATTAATTGATAGTGTCACTGCATTTTTAAACTCTTTAATACCTCTTATTGAGAGAGTTGAGGAGTTTTTTCGTAATCGTAATTTGCAAATAGATTTAAGTGCGCTTGAAGAGCAATTACGAAATCAAGCTATATCTATACTTGTTACTAGTTTAAACATCTTTCAAAGCTTTATCACGAATTTTGTAACTTTTATCTTGATTGCAGTCGTCGCTTTTTTTATGTTACTAGATGGCGAAAAGCTTTGGCAGTTTATTATAAAAATAGTGCCACAGCGACGAAGAGATAGATTTACAAAGATCATTAAGCGCAACTTTTTAGGTTTTTTTCAGGGTCAGTTGATATTAACCTTATTCCTGACAGCTTCAACTTTCCTTGTTTTCTTGGTACTCAAGGTACCTTTTGCAGTGATCTTATCAGTTATAGTTGGAATTATTGACATAATTCCTGGTATAGGAGCAACTTTAGGAGTTGGTGTTATTACACTCATTGTGCTATCACAAAGCGTTTGGATGGCGCTCAAAGTCTTGGTGGCTTGTATCATACTTCAACAGATACAAGACAACTTGATTTCACCTCGAATTATGCAAGGTGCTCTCAATCTTAATCCTGTGGTTGTATTCTTTGCTTTGCTCGTTGGGGCAAGAGTTGCGGGGTTGCTGGGAATTTTTATTTCTATTCCTATTGCTGGAGTACTCGTTTCTTTATTTGAAATTGATGAAATGAAATCAGAAGTATAG
- a CDS encoding lysophospholipid acyltransferase family protein produces the protein MSRNREPYVSLLLYQAFKWSVVSPILHAYFKGRIYGAENVPPTGPLVVVSNHASNYDPPLVSNCVRRPVAYMAKEELFKIPIFSKAIQLYGAYPVSRGSSDRTAIRAALKYLDDGWAVGIFLQGTRTPDGRITDPKRGAALIAAKAKVPLLPVCLWGTQAIEQKGSITPRPVPITVRIGNLIDAPSSANKEELEALTQKCAIAINSLHDLGR, from the coding sequence ATGTCTCGAAACCGCGAACCGTATGTAAGTTTGTTACTCTACCAAGCCTTTAAGTGGTCAGTGGTCAGTCCCATACTCCACGCTTATTTTAAAGGGCGGATTTATGGTGCTGAAAATGTCCCGCCAACGGGACCACTGGTTGTCGTAAGTAATCATGCAAGTAACTATGACCCACCCCTTGTTTCTAATTGCGTACGCCGTCCAGTGGCGTATATGGCAAAGGAAGAACTGTTTAAAATCCCGATTTTCAGCAAAGCAATTCAGTTGTATGGTGCTTATCCGGTGAGTCGAGGTAGTAGCGATCGCACTGCTATCCGTGCCGCATTGAAGTATCTTGATGACGGATGGGCTGTAGGTATTTTTTTGCAAGGGACTCGCACCCCAGATGGACGCATTACAGATCCTAAACGAGGTGCAGCACTGATTGCTGCTAAAGCAAAAGTCCCACTTTTGCCTGTGTGTTTGTGGGGAACCCAGGCGATCGAGCAAAAAGGTTCCATAACTCCCCGTCCAGTTCCAATCACAGTGCGGATTGGCAATTTGATTGATGCTCCCAGTTCTGCTAATAAAGAGGAATTGGAGGCGCTCACGCAAAAGTGTGCAATAGCCATTAACTCGCTCCACGATTTGGGACGCTAA
- a CDS encoding YdcF family protein, translating to MLLALPLMMLWGYKEIQSQFVQPQAILVLGGSTSKLEREKFTADFAHKYPNLPIWISGGSPPKITRQVFIKAGVDTKRLRLDYRANNTVENFTTLVDDLEKRDIKSVYLITSDYHMRRAKVIGEIILGSRGIDFKPVAVPSEGTPEPIEKSIRDGVRAIVWVATGYGDINEFQNKQ from the coding sequence ATGCTCCTAGCCCTACCACTGATGATGTTGTGGGGTTATAAGGAAATTCAAAGCCAATTTGTCCAGCCCCAAGCAATTTTAGTCTTGGGTGGTTCAACATCTAAATTAGAGCGAGAGAAGTTTACAGCAGATTTTGCCCATAAGTACCCGAATTTACCTATCTGGATTTCTGGAGGTAGTCCTCCGAAGATAACTAGACAAGTATTTATCAAAGCCGGAGTCGATACAAAGCGGTTGCGCCTAGACTACAGAGCAAACAATACTGTCGAAAACTTCACCACATTAGTAGATGATTTGGAAAAAAGAGACATAAAGAGTGTGTATCTCATTACTTCTGACTACCATATGCGCCGCGCTAAGGTTATCGGTGAAATTATTTTGGGTAGTCGAGGGATTGATTTTAAACCTGTAGCAGTTCCTTCTGAGGGTACTCCCGAACCAATTGAAAAATCCATTCGTGATGGAGTCAGAGCTATAGTTTGGGTAGCAACTGGTTATGGAGATATCAATGAATTTCAAAACAAGCAGTGA
- a CDS encoding DUF2288 domain-containing protein gives MTNTDLRAELIENLDEAEWEWLIPHVQRDAVIVVAVELDLLDVGVAIASDNVSKVQIWIDEALLTKPSTTQVGEWNTQRTKRFNTLIVQPYVLVQEKAVA, from the coding sequence ATGACTAATACAGATTTAAGAGCGGAATTAATAGAAAACCTGGATGAGGCGGAGTGGGAATGGTTAATCCCCCATGTACAAAGAGATGCAGTGATTGTCGTGGCGGTAGAACTGGATTTACTGGATGTAGGGGTAGCAATTGCTAGCGATAACGTCTCAAAAGTGCAAATCTGGATAGATGAGGCACTGCTTACCAAACCCTCTACTACACAAGTGGGAGAGTGGAATACCCAGCGTACAAAGCGGTTTAACACTCTGATTGTACAGCCTTACGTGCTTGTACAAGAAAAAGCTGTTGCTTAA